A stretch of Gorilla gorilla gorilla isolate KB3781 chromosome 9, NHGRI_mGorGor1-v2.1_pri, whole genome shotgun sequence DNA encodes these proteins:
- the LOC101132106 gene encoding olfactory receptor 52B4, translating into MPTVNHSGTSHTVFCLLGIPGLQDQHMWISIPFFISYVTALLGNSLLIFIILTKRSLHEPMYLFLCMLAGADIVLSTCTIPQALAIFWFRAGDISLDRCITQLFFIHSTFISESGILLVMAFDHYIAICYPLRYTTILTNALIKKICVTVSLRSYGTIFPIIFLLKRLTFCQNIIIPHTFCEHIGLAKYACNDIRINIWYGFSILMSVVVLDVVLIFISYMLILHAVFHMPSPDARHKALNTCGSHVCIIILFYGSGIFTILTQRFGRHIPPCIHIPLANVCILAPPMLNPIIYEIKTKQIQEQVVHFLFIKQK; encoded by the coding sequence ATGCCTACTGTAAACCACAGTGGCACTAGCCACACAGTCTTCTGCTTGCTGGGCATCCCTGGCCTACAGGACCAGCACATGTGGATTTCTATCCCATTCTTCATTTCCTATGTCACCGCCCTTCTTGGGAACAGCCTGCTCATCTTCATTATCCTCACAAAGCGCAGCCTCCATGAACCCATGTACCTCTTCCTCTGCATGCTGGCTGGAGCAGACATTGTCCTCTCCACGTGCACCATTCCTCAGGCCTTAGCTATCTTCTGGTTCCGTGCTGGGGACATCTCCCTGGATCGTTGCATCACTCAGCTCTTCTTCATCCATTCCACCTTCATCTCTGAGTCAGGGATCTTGCTGGTGATGGCCTTTGACCACTATATTGCCATATGCTACCCACTGAGGTACACCACCATTCTTACAAATGCTCTGATCAAGAAAATTTGTGTGACTGTCTCTCTGAGAAGTTATGGTACAATTTTCCCtatcatatttcttttaaaaagattgaCTTTCTGCCAGAATATTATTATTCCACACACCTTTTGTGAACACATTGGCCTAGCCAAATATGCATGTAATGACATTCGAATAAACATTTGGTATGGGTTTTCCATTCTAATGTCGGTGGTGGTCTTAGATGTTgtactaatttttatttcctatatGCTGATTCTCCATGCTGTCTTCCACATGCCTTCTCCAGATGCTCGCCACAAAGCTCTCAACACATGTGGCTCCCATgtctgcatcatcatcctcttttaTGGGTCTGGCATCTTCACAATCCTTACCCAGAGGTTTGGACGCCACATTCCACCTTGTATCCACATCCCGTTGGCTAATGTCTGCATTCTGGCTCCACCTATGCTGAATCCCATTATTTATGAGATCAAAACCAAGCAAATCCAGGAACAGGTGgttcattttttgtttataaaacagaaataa
- the LOC115932622 gene encoding RNA polymerase II subunit A C-terminal domain phosphatase SSU72 like protein 2 gives MLSSPLRVAVVCVSNVNRSMEAHSILRRKGLSVRSFGTESHVRLPGPRPNRPVVYDFATTYKEMYNDLLRKDRECYTRNGILHILGRNERIKPGPERFQECTDFFDVIFTCEESVYDTVVEDLCSREQHTFQPVHVINMDIQDTLEDATLGAFLICEICQCLQQSDDMEDDLEELLLQMEEKAGKSFLHTVCFY, from the coding sequence ATGCTCTCCTCCCCACTCAGGGTGGCTGTGGTGTGCGTGAGCAATGTCAACAGGAGCATGGAGGCCCACAGCATCCTCAGGAGAAAAGGGCTAAGTGTCCGGTCTTTTGGAACTGAATCTCATGTGAGGCTACCAGGACCAAGACCCAATCGTCCTGTAGTTTATGATTTTGCAACAACATATAAGGAGATGTACAATGACCTCCTCAGGAAAGATAGAGAATGCTACACCCGCAACGGAATCTTACACATCTTGGGAAGAAATGAGAGAATCAAGCCCGGTCCAGAAAGATTTCAGGAGTGCACTGATTTCTTTGATGTCATCTTCACCTGTGAGGAGAGTGTCTATGACACAGTGGTGGAAGATCTGTGTTCCAGAGAACAGCACACCTTTCAGCCTGTGCACGTGATCAACATGGACATCCAAGATACCCTGGAAGATGCCACCCTGGGagctttcctcatctgtgagattTGCCAGTGCCTGCAGCAGTCAGACGACATGGAAGACGATCTGGAGGAGCTGCTGTTGCAAATGGAGGAGAAGGCAGGAAAAAGCTTTCTTCACACCGTCTGCTTCTACTGA